The following is a genomic window from Brevibacterium limosum.
GGTGCTGCCATCGATCCTGGCGACGCCGCGACACTGACGGTCACGGCTCCCGTCTCCGGAACGCTGACGAGTCTCAAGCCCCACGCGTTCGTCATCTCCCACCGGCCCGATCAGGGGGTGCTCGTCCATCTGGGCATCGACACCGTTCATCTGAAGGGCGCCGGTTTCACGCTCCATGCCGAAGCCGGGCAGCAGGTCGAAGCCGGTGACGAGATCATCGTCTGGGACCTGGCCGCCGCGAGGGAGGCGGAGAAGCCCCTGGTCGTGCCGGTCGTCGTCCTCGGCGCCGATGTGGGTGACCTGACAGTCGCCGAGGCGGGCCCGATCTATGCGGGCGACACCCTCATCCGTGTCGGCTGAGTCGATGTATGCCT
Proteins encoded in this region:
- a CDS encoding PTS sugar transporter subunit IIA, with the translated sequence MIAAPVTGTVTPLTEVPDPVFAKALVGPGAAIDPGDAATLTVTAPVSGTLTSLKPHAFVISHRPDQGVLVHLGIDTVHLKGAGFTLHAEAGQQVEAGDEIIVWDLAAAREAEKPLVVPVVVLGADVGDLTVAEAGPIYAGDTLIRVG